In Choloepus didactylus isolate mChoDid1 chromosome 6, mChoDid1.pri, whole genome shotgun sequence, one DNA window encodes the following:
- the LOC119538612 gene encoding 2-iminobutanoate/2-iminopropanoate deaminase-like produces MSSLIRKVISTMKAPGAIGPYSETMLVDRTIYMSGQLGMDPSSGQLVPGGVMEETKQALKNLGEILKAAGCDFANVVKTYVLLAGINDFSAVNEADKQYFKSNFPARAAYQVAALPRGGRVAIEAIAVQGTLKTACL; encoded by the coding sequence ATGTCGTCCTTGATCAGAAAGGTGATCAGCACCATGAAAGCCCCAGGGGCCATTGGTCCTTACAGTGAAACCATGCTTGTCGACAGGACCATTTATATGTCAGGACAGCTAGGCATGGACCCTTCAAGTGGACAGCTTGTGCCAGGTGGGGTGATGGAAGAAACTAAACAAGCTCTTAAAAACCTGGGtgaaattctgaaagctgcaggcTGTGACTTTGCTAATGTTGTAAAAACATATGTCTTGCTCGCTGGCATAAATGATTTCAGTGCTGTCAATGAGGCCGACAAACAGTATTTCAAGAGTAATTTTCCTGCTAGAGCTGCTTACCAGGTTGCTGCTCTGCCCAGAGGGGGTCGTGTTGCGATTGAAGCAATAGCTGTCCAAGGAACTCTCAAAACAGCATGTCTATGA
- the LOC119537122 gene encoding olfactory receptor 51I1-like: MGNSTILTAIWMEETLHEPMYFFLSMLAISDLGLCATTLPTILKLFWFNDHEIDFDVCLVQMYFIHIFSMMESGILLSMAFDRYIAISNPLRYTAILNSTSTVKISMGFVSRAIIVLIPAPVLIKQLKFCEANVLSHSYCLHPDIIRLSCSDHHINNFLGLTVIIITFGVDSVLILLSYVKILTTVLGIASQKERVKALNTCVSHICAVLLVYIPLLGVSIIHRFVKHAPPMVQVIMGYVYLLVPPVLNPVVYCIQTHEIHMKNSHEFDCKIFKARRN; encoded by the exons ATGGGCAACAGCACCATATTGACAGCGATCTGGATGGAAGAAACACTTCATGAAcccatgtatttctttctttccatgttGGCTATCAGTGATCTTGGCCTCTGTGCTACCACATTACCTACTATTCTTAAGCTTTTCTGGTTCAATGATCATGAGATAGACTTTGACGTGTGCCTTGTCCAGATGTACTTTATCCACATCTTCTCCATGATGGAGTCAGGTATCCTACTGTCTATGGCTTTTGACCGCTATATAGCCATCTCCAATCCTCTCAGATACACTGCCATCCTCAACAGTACCTCTACTGTGAAAATTTCCATGGGGTTTGTGTCACGGGCAATCATTGTTCTCATCCCAGCCCCTGTTCTTATTAAGCAACTCAAGTTTTGTGAGGCCAATGTACTTTCCCATTCCTACTGTCTACACCCAGATATTATCAGGCTCTCCTGCTCTGACCATCATATTAATAACTTCTTAGGACTCACTGTAATCATCATCACATTTGGGGTTGATTCTGTGCTCATCCTGCTCTCCTATGTAAAGATCCTGACCACAGTGCTAGGTATCGCCTCCCAGAAGGAACGAGTCAAGGCACTCAACACCTGTGTCTCACACATCTGTGCTGTGCTGCTGGTTTACATCCCCCTGTTGGGTGTGTCTATCATTCACCGCTTTGTAAAGCATGCCCCCCCTATGGTTCAAGTCATCATGGGCTATGTCTACTTGTTGGTGCCTCCTGTGCTCAACCCAGTTGTCTACTGCATCCAGACCCATGAAATAC ATATGAAAAATTCTCATGAATTTGACTGCAAGATCTTCAAAGCAAGGAGAAACTAA